In Camarhynchus parvulus chromosome Z, STF_HiC, whole genome shotgun sequence, a genomic segment contains:
- the SKA1 gene encoding spindle and kinetochore-associated protein 1 isoform X1, which yields MMKDMASSSLEDLCLHINMKISNIKKCLLLRDIGKDDPRKPVLRKIQNDVILVHDLLNKMENEVKQQEKQKDSLKEMQKAAEREQKEAQHLLEHIPRYLPKPQSCNPAFISASYDIPLPWRGLSNTVPTVKHKGQTKSVEPNTEKKPAKEKKVIKEAALITTEEFASVPAYLKGRITYDQINAVVQEINKAVLGKYKILYQPLKSMSAPVRNLYHRFIEEETKDTKGLFFIVEDDIKEFTHLKLDKRFHSILSILRHCHRLREIRGLGLIRYVIC from the exons ATGATGAAGGATATGGCATCCTCAAGCCTGGAGGATTTATGCCTCCACATCAATATGAagatttcaaatattaaaaagtgCCTTCTATTGAGAGACATAG GTAAGGATGATCCCCGCAAGCCTGTGCTCCGTAAAATACAGAATGACGTGATCCTTGTACATGATCTCctgaataaaatggaaaatgaagttaaacagcaagaaaaacagaaagattctctcaaa GAGATGCAGAAGGCTGCTgagagagagcagaaggaagCACAGCACCTCCTTGAACACATTCCACGCTATCTGCCTAAACCCCAGAGCTG caatCCTGCATTTATTTCAGCTAGCTATGACATCCCCTTGCCTTGGAGAGGGCTGAG CAACACCGTGCCAACTGTGAAACACAAAGGACAAACAAAGTCTGTAGAACCCAACACTGAGAAGAAacctgcaaaagagaaaaaagtcatTAAAGAAGCAGCATTAATAACCACAGAGGAGTTTGCAAGTGTTCCTGC gTATTTGAAAGGCCGTATAACATATGATCAGATTAATGCAGTTGTTCAAGAGATTaacaaggctgtgctgggcaagTACAAGATCTTGTATCAGCCTTTGAAGTCTATGAGTGCACCAGTCAGAAACCTCTACCACAGGTTCATAGAAGAAGAAACTAAGGATACAAAag gattattttttattgtggAGGATGATATCAAGGAGTTCACTCACCTGAAATTGGACAAGAGGTTCCACAGCATCCTCAGCATCCTGAGGCACTGCCACAGATTGAGAGAGATTCGTGGCTTGGGGCTCATCCGCTACGTCATCTGCTAA
- the SKA1 gene encoding spindle and kinetochore-associated protein 1 isoform X2, with amino-acid sequence MMKDMASSSLEDLCLHINMKISNIKKCLLLRDIGKDDPRKPVLRKIQNDVILVHDLLNKMENEVKQQEKQKDSLKEMQKAAEREQKEAQHLLEHIPRYLPKPQSCNTVPTVKHKGQTKSVEPNTEKKPAKEKKVIKEAALITTEEFASVPAYLKGRITYDQINAVVQEINKAVLGKYKILYQPLKSMSAPVRNLYHRFIEEETKDTKGLFFIVEDDIKEFTHLKLDKRFHSILSILRHCHRLREIRGLGLIRYVIC; translated from the exons ATGATGAAGGATATGGCATCCTCAAGCCTGGAGGATTTATGCCTCCACATCAATATGAagatttcaaatattaaaaagtgCCTTCTATTGAGAGACATAG GTAAGGATGATCCCCGCAAGCCTGTGCTCCGTAAAATACAGAATGACGTGATCCTTGTACATGATCTCctgaataaaatggaaaatgaagttaaacagcaagaaaaacagaaagattctctcaaa GAGATGCAGAAGGCTGCTgagagagagcagaaggaagCACAGCACCTCCTTGAACACATTCCACGCTATCTGCCTAAACCCCAGAGCTG CAACACCGTGCCAACTGTGAAACACAAAGGACAAACAAAGTCTGTAGAACCCAACACTGAGAAGAAacctgcaaaagagaaaaaagtcatTAAAGAAGCAGCATTAATAACCACAGAGGAGTTTGCAAGTGTTCCTGC gTATTTGAAAGGCCGTATAACATATGATCAGATTAATGCAGTTGTTCAAGAGATTaacaaggctgtgctgggcaagTACAAGATCTTGTATCAGCCTTTGAAGTCTATGAGTGCACCAGTCAGAAACCTCTACCACAGGTTCATAGAAGAAGAAACTAAGGATACAAAag gattattttttattgtggAGGATGATATCAAGGAGTTCACTCACCTGAAATTGGACAAGAGGTTCCACAGCATCCTCAGCATCCTGAGGCACTGCCACAGATTGAGAGAGATTCGTGGCTTGGGGCTCATCCGCTACGTCATCTGCTAA